One genomic region from Evansella sp. LMS18 encodes:
- the spo0A gene encoding sporulation transcription factor Spo0A: MKNVRVCVADDNRELVMLLEDYINSQDDMDVVGKAFNGQECIELVEDAEPDVLILDIIMPHLDGLAVLEKLNQRQLAKRPNIIMLTAFGQEDVTKKAVELGAAYYVLKPFDMDTLMNKIRDVSGNAPAYVQSASSLSSSRKENKPMNLDASITSIIHEIGVPAHIKGYMYLREAITMVYNDIELLGSITKVLYPDIAKKFNTTASRVERAIRHAIEVAWSRGNIESISKMFGYTVNVSKAKPTNSEFIAMVADKLRIEHKVS, from the coding sequence GTGAAAAATGTGAGAGTATGTGTGGCAGACGATAACCGTGAACTGGTCATGCTTTTAGAGGACTATATTAATTCACAGGATGATATGGATGTTGTAGGAAAAGCTTTCAATGGACAGGAATGTATTGAGTTAGTTGAAGATGCAGAACCGGATGTTCTCATTCTTGATATTATAATGCCTCATTTAGACGGTCTCGCTGTGCTGGAAAAACTTAATCAGCGGCAATTAGCTAAACGTCCTAACATAATTATGCTCACTGCGTTTGGACAGGAAGACGTGACAAAGAAAGCTGTGGAACTTGGCGCAGCATACTATGTTCTGAAACCTTTCGATATGGATACATTGATGAACAAAATACGTGATGTCAGCGGAAATGCCCCTGCTTATGTACAGTCCGCATCCTCATTATCCAGCAGCAGGAAAGAAAATAAACCAATGAACCTGGACGCAAGTATTACAAGCATCATCCATGAGATCGGTGTTCCGGCGCATATTAAAGGTTACATGTACTTAAGAGAAGCAATCACTATGGTTTATAATGATATTGAACTCCTTGGTTCGATTACTAAAGTTCTTTACCCGGATATTGCGAAGAAGTTTAATACGACAGCCAGCAGGGTGGAACGGGCAATTCGCCACGCAATCGAGGTTGCATGGAGCAGAGGGAACATTGAATCCATCTCAAAGATGTTTGGCTATACGGTCAACGTTTCAAAAGCAAAGCCTACGAATTCGGAGTTTATCGCGATGGTCGCTGACAAGCTGAGAATCGAGCATAAGGTTAGCTGA
- the steA gene encoding putative cytokinetic ring protein SteA, protein MGSEVISGTAYYGPITKQLLHTVPPGAIIIIEHEDIDITAAQDMLRKKVKSVINTKTSVTGKLTRSGVSCLLDAGVSVFDTVNHFVPEEHKTEIKIKGTAIRQKQGEEWRLTGRVKKYTQDELAERLQRGKSKFHELYACFAENSFNYARKEIDLFLSAVKQLPKLEEADAACVFIVGRGKDVENDIHYLLPCINKKDAVIFAIDGASEILYRNGIKPDYIIGDMDSVPEESWRYTGKFIAHSYMNGHSPGKERLEKLSIDSLAIPFPGLSEDLAVMLAFVSDAEHIILLGCKSSAVEMAEKGRKGMGSTILTRMYAGDKLSEWKSLSSWMKDMPMYSERWNISHTGLLKEYIKNDNSRHNHSGI, encoded by the coding sequence TTGGGTTCAGAAGTAATTTCAGGCACAGCATATTATGGGCCGATTACAAAGCAGCTGCTTCATACGGTTCCTCCAGGTGCAATTATTATAATTGAACATGAAGATATTGATATTACAGCAGCACAGGATATGCTGAGAAAAAAAGTGAAATCAGTTATTAATACAAAAACTTCGGTTACCGGAAAACTTACCCGTTCAGGTGTTTCATGTCTTCTGGATGCAGGTGTATCAGTTTTTGATACAGTAAATCATTTTGTGCCGGAAGAGCATAAAACAGAAATAAAAATCAAAGGTACAGCAATAAGGCAAAAACAAGGAGAAGAATGGAGGTTAACAGGCAGAGTAAAAAAATATACTCAGGATGAATTGGCAGAAAGGCTCCAAAGAGGAAAAAGTAAATTCCACGAATTATACGCCTGTTTTGCGGAAAACAGTTTTAACTACGCCCGAAAAGAGATTGATCTTTTTCTCTCAGCAGTTAAGCAGCTGCCAAAATTAGAAGAAGCAGACGCAGCTTGTGTTTTTATCGTTGGAAGAGGAAAAGACGTGGAAAACGATATACATTATCTGCTCCCTTGCATTAATAAAAAGGACGCAGTTATTTTTGCCATAGACGGAGCCTCTGAAATCCTGTACAGGAATGGCATTAAACCAGATTATATTATAGGGGATATGGATTCGGTACCGGAAGAAAGCTGGCGTTATACAGGTAAATTCATCGCCCACTCCTATATGAATGGACACAGTCCAGGCAAGGAAAGGCTCGAGAAGCTTTCAATAGATTCCCTGGCGATACCCTTTCCGGGGCTGAGTGAAGATTTGGCGGTTATGCTCGCCTTTGTCTCTGATGCGGAGCATATAATTTTGCTCGGATGTAAAAGCTCTGCAGTTGAAATGGCGGAAAAAGGTAGGAAAGGGATGGGTTCCACCATTCTTACAAGGATGTATGCAGGGGATAAATTATCTGAATGGAAAAGCTTAAGCAGCTGGATGAAAGATATGCCTATGTACTCTGAAAGATGGAATATTTCACATACTGGCTTATTAAAGGAGTATATAAAAAATGATAACAGCAGACATAATCATTCCGGCATATAA
- a CDS encoding glycosyltransferase family 2 protein: MITADIIIPAYNEADRLYETLNSLREEKWVNRIVVVNDGSTDETAEIAGKKADLVHSLPDNKGKSAAVFTGLKIIEGEWVVLLDADLGATAREAEKLLFPLMDKKADMTSAVFPPASKSGFGMVKKRAVNIIRKHTGIQLYAPLSGQRAFHRNWIPYILSGNGRGYGLEIYLNLLFLKHGGVIKEVNTLMNHRATGKDFRGICHRARQWLEMELTTWNY; this comes from the coding sequence ATGATAACAGCAGACATAATCATTCCGGCATATAATGAAGCGGACAGGCTATATGAAACATTGAACAGCCTCAGGGAGGAAAAATGGGTTAACCGAATTGTGGTTGTAAACGACGGAAGCACTGACGAAACAGCGGAAATAGCCGGGAAAAAAGCGGATCTTGTGCACTCTCTTCCTGATAATAAAGGGAAATCTGCTGCAGTTTTTACAGGTCTGAAAATTATAGAAGGGGAATGGGTCGTTCTCCTTGATGCGGATTTAGGTGCTACTGCCAGGGAAGCAGAAAAGCTGCTCTTTCCTTTGATGGATAAAAAAGCTGATATGACTTCTGCTGTGTTTCCTCCCGCCAGTAAAAGTGGATTTGGAATGGTTAAAAAGAGGGCCGTTAACATTATACGGAAACATACTGGTATACAGCTGTATGCTCCTTTATCCGGACAGAGGGCTTTCCACCGTAACTGGATCCCGTATATCTTATCAGGGAATGGGCGAGGGTATGGGCTGGAAATTTATCTGAACTTACTTTTTCTGAAACATGGAGGAGTTATAAAAGAAGTAAATACCTTGATGAACCACCGTGCGACAGGAAAGGATTTCAGGGGAATTTGCCACAGGGCAAGGCAGTGGCTTGAAATGGAGCTGACCACATGGAATTATTAA
- a CDS encoding DUF2627 domain-containing protein encodes MQRFAALLILLIPGFIAGYGIKLMRDTLFQQLVWPFSILWLQFLAGAAALVLGIWFIGGFVLYRDRKNGKVAPRFQKTEG; translated from the coding sequence ATACAACGTTTTGCAGCACTACTGATTCTTTTAATCCCCGGTTTTATCGCCGGTTACGGAATTAAACTTATGAGGGACACTCTATTCCAGCAGCTTGTCTGGCCTTTCAGTATTCTCTGGCTGCAATTCCTTGCAGGTGCAGCAGCGCTTGTTTTAGGGATTTGGTTTATCGGAGGGTTTGTTTTGTACAGAGACAGAAAGAATGGGAAAGTGGCACCTCGTTTCCAGAAAACAGAAGGATAA
- a CDS encoding sigma-54-dependent Fis family transcriptional regulator — translation MKRVMLVGAGTGGSALFDVFIETEQFRVCGIVDKNEQAPGILKAKKMNIPVFSSWKEAYERLSPLDVVIEVTGDTSLLNELRNFLINDPATVIPSSVASVMFYLMEEKELLLDEVKEHNTIMDVILDSTHDGMIAIDLERRITLINRSAEKMSGLKRKDVLGKRIEEFMPTSKLPRVLKTGKTETNRRQVIGENRQIITTRVPMFQGNRLIGALGVFKDVTEIFHMAEEVTNLKSIRQMLEAIINSSDDAISVVDEEGKGLLINPAYTRLTGLEKEEVIGKPAYTDISEGESMHMRVLKTGNAVRGAKMKVGPNRKDVAVNVAPVIVDGKIKGSVGVIHDMSEIETLTDELEKAKQIIRTLEAKYTFDDIIGNSEELQVAIQQAKVAAATPATILLQGESGTGKELFAHAIHNASSRKFNKFIRVNCAAISETLLESELFGYEEGAFSGAKKGGKKGLFEEADRGSIFLDEIGEITPQIQAKLLRVLQEQEIVRVGGTKPVAIDVRVIAATNVNMEKRLESGEFRADLFYRLNRMPIYIPPLRTRAEDIPQLCDHLLLKLNQEYGRNVKGADKEAIRMLQDYHWPGNVRELENIIGRAMIHMHYLEQFITGAHLPQLNSSKTKGDGEWTGENAAGRMRQEGETLQKVLEETERQTILEALLEHNGNKTKTAQALGLSLRSLYYKIEKLSIDIGN, via the coding sequence GTGAAAAGGGTAATGCTCGTCGGGGCTGGGACAGGGGGTTCTGCGCTTTTTGATGTTTTTATAGAAACGGAGCAATTTCGTGTATGCGGAATAGTGGATAAAAACGAACAGGCTCCCGGAATACTTAAGGCAAAGAAAATGAACATCCCTGTATTTTCGTCCTGGAAGGAAGCATATGAAAGATTATCTCCTTTGGACGTTGTCATCGAGGTGACGGGGGATACGAGTTTGCTGAATGAATTGAGGAACTTTTTGATAAATGACCCTGCCACGGTTATTCCAAGCTCTGTAGCTTCTGTCATGTTTTATTTGATGGAAGAAAAAGAGCTTCTCCTTGATGAAGTTAAAGAACATAACACAATTATGGATGTTATATTGGATTCCACACATGATGGAATGATAGCTATAGATCTTGAAAGGAGAATTACATTAATAAACCGTTCTGCTGAAAAGATGTCCGGCTTGAAACGGAAAGATGTCCTGGGTAAAAGAATTGAAGAATTCATGCCTACGAGCAAACTTCCGAGAGTCCTTAAAACCGGGAAAACAGAAACAAACAGGCGGCAGGTAATCGGGGAGAACAGGCAGATAATCACCACCCGTGTTCCTATGTTTCAGGGCAACAGGCTTATAGGGGCACTTGGTGTTTTCAAGGATGTTACTGAGATCTTTCATATGGCGGAAGAGGTAACCAATTTAAAGAGCATAAGGCAAATGCTGGAGGCGATAATAAATTCCTCGGATGATGCTATATCTGTAGTGGATGAAGAGGGAAAAGGCCTGCTGATTAACCCTGCTTATACAAGGCTGACCGGTCTCGAAAAGGAGGAAGTAATCGGCAAACCAGCATACACTGATATTTCCGAAGGGGAAAGCATGCATATGCGCGTTCTGAAGACTGGGAATGCCGTCAGGGGTGCGAAAATGAAAGTGGGCCCAAACCGAAAAGATGTTGCAGTAAATGTCGCCCCTGTCATTGTCGATGGAAAGATCAAAGGAAGTGTTGGCGTTATACATGATATGTCAGAGATTGAAACGCTGACTGACGAATTGGAAAAGGCTAAACAGATCATCAGGACTCTGGAAGCTAAATATACCTTTGATGATATTATCGGCAACTCTGAGGAACTGCAGGTTGCGATTCAGCAGGCAAAGGTAGCAGCAGCTACTCCGGCGACTATTCTGCTTCAGGGAGAGTCAGGAACAGGAAAAGAGCTTTTTGCTCATGCAATACATAACGCAAGCAGCAGAAAATTTAATAAGTTCATCCGGGTTAACTGTGCTGCGATTTCTGAAACCCTGCTTGAAAGTGAATTGTTCGGCTATGAAGAGGGGGCTTTTTCCGGAGCAAAAAAAGGCGGGAAGAAAGGTCTTTTTGAAGAAGCTGACCGGGGAAGTATCTTTCTCGATGAAATAGGGGAGATAACTCCGCAAATACAGGCCAAGCTGTTGAGAGTTCTGCAGGAACAGGAAATCGTCAGAGTCGGCGGCACGAAACCGGTTGCTATAGATGTAAGGGTTATTGCCGCCACCAACGTAAATATGGAAAAGAGACTCGAATCAGGGGAATTTCGGGCTGATTTGTTTTACAGGCTGAACAGGATGCCAATCTATATACCGCCATTACGAACCAGAGCGGAGGATATACCGCAGCTCTGTGACCACCTGCTTTTGAAACTGAATCAGGAATATGGCAGGAACGTGAAGGGCGCCGATAAGGAAGCAATCAGAATGCTGCAGGATTATCACTGGCCTGGGAACGTAAGAGAATTGGAAAATATCATAGGACGAGCGATGATACATATGCATTACCTTGAACAATTTATAACCGGGGCTCACCTGCCGCAGCTGAATAGCAGCAAAACTAAAGGGGATGGAGAATGGACCGGTGAAAATGCAGCAGGAAGGATGAGGCAGGAAGGAGAAACTCTGCAGAAGGTATTAGAAGAAACTGAAAGACAGACCATATTAGAAGCACTTCTTGAGCATAATGGTAATAAAACAAAAACAGCACAGGCTCTCGGACTCTCATTACGAAGTCTTTATTATAAAATTGAGAAATTAAGCATTGATATTGGAAACTAA